One region of Bacillus pumilus genomic DNA includes:
- a CDS encoding transcriptional regulator SplA domain-containing protein produces MEVTRLPFSDYKPGDQVYVIYRNPHAANVAQIKEAEIVSHPYNEEELALFLLETYHPLAPDDAVFPTYEEAEALYQDLFE; encoded by the coding sequence ATGGAGGTGACCAGATTGCCTTTCTCAGACTATAAACCGGGTGATCAAGTATATGTGATTTATCGAAATCCACATGCAGCAAACGTAGCACAAATTAAAGAAGCAGAAATTGTTTCACATCCATACAACGAAGAGGAGCTTGCCCTATTTTTACTTGAAACGTACCATCCCTTGGCTCCAGATGATGCGGTCTTTCCAACATATGAAGAAGCAGAAGCTCTTTATCAAGATTTGTTTGAATAA